GGCTCGCCGATGATGATGACGGCCGACCTTCTCCGAACCTAGGTTGCCAGAACCTCTTCAAGCTGCCGCACCAGTGCCTGGCGCTTCTCTGCCTTCAGACCATCGAGGTTCTGTTGCCGCCATCGCACGGCCGGCAGTTCGCGCACGAACAGATTAATCGCTGTGCCGCCCTTCATCGCGAAGCAGTCCTCCGCGGCCACCGAAGGCAGTGTGCGGATCAGTAATGCGACCTGATTTCGGTAAGTGTCCGCAAATGCCATCAATACGTCTCGGCCAGTTCCTTGGGGACGGTGATCGCGTAGGTCGGGTCGTACCTGCCATCCTTGACCAGCATGCGCTTGCCCGATCCCAAATCGATTGCGGTCCGGTCGACATGCTTGAGCCATGCATGGCGATGCCGGTCGGCAAAGAAGAAGAACAGGCGCTTCACCTTCACACTGCGGCAGCGGACAAGCAGCTTCTGGATCCGCCTCGGCGCAAGATCGCTCAGACCTTCCATAAGCACGTCGACCTGATCGAAACTTTCATGTTGCGGGAGTTCATCGAGAAGTTCGAGAACCGCCCGTTCGGGCGTCGATACCGTCAACGGCCCATCCCATTGGCCCCAGGGCAGAGCGCGCAGTCCGGCATCCTGAAAAGATCCCGCATCTCGGGCATCAGGTGCGCGCTCGGAAACGAGGGAAGGGAAGCTGATCTCCTCCAGGTCAACCCCGAAAAGCGGCGTGCTGTTATGATACGCGAACTGTTCCTTGAGTGGCAGCGTCGTGAGCCAGCTGGGCGGCCTTGCCGGACCG
This portion of the Chelatococcus sp. YT9 genome encodes:
- a CDS encoding type IV toxin-antitoxin system AbiEi family antitoxin domain-containing protein, translating into MSEQTTGKLKQLEHLLPEGLLVDAAWLSAHGYSTSLRTKYVASGWLEQPARRVYRRPRGQLGWQQVVVSLQTLLGYRLTVGGRTALELQGYAHYLSQDLSEIHLHGPARPPSWLTTLPLKEQFAYHNSTPLFGVDLEEISFPSLVSERAPDARDAGSFQDAGLRALPWGQWDGPLTVSTPERAVLELLDELPQHESFDQVDVLMEGLSDLAPRRIQKLLVRCRSVKVKRLFFFFADRHRHAWLKHVDRTAIDLGSGKRMLVKDGRYDPTYAITVPKELAETY